TGTTGGAACCTAAATCCTTTACGTTACGTTAATAGGTCATTATATGAATcaatgatccgaccgttggatcgtcatcaaacttttatatgttatagtacgtaatatttgaggaccataggaacttacggattgggaatccaatATAGAAATCTTCCCGAATTGTCTTTGGCAATTGGtgaagatccgaccgttggatcgtaatagAACTTTAGGAAGTTGTTCTAAaagtataatgtggaccttTGGAAGTGAGGATCTTCCGAATCGAACTATGTAGGGATGTGTGTTATGTAAGTTATATATCTTATTGATAAAAATTATgagttgtgatttgataattgttctaagCACCAATCGTTCGTGACGCCTTTATGGttatgctagggagttgtagcatgaactccaggtgagtgggcttttgttttcagtatatatatgtatgcttggtatttttcccagaaaatgcgtttaaatggaattatgttttgaaatgccatgcctcATGATTTATACTTAGATTATGAGTTATTATAGTATGCATATTGTGATTTGACACTGTGGATGCTCAagtaagtaccaggtgagttatAGATTGTTAATGTGAGTTGATTAGTATGTTAAGatgcattgagagctcataaacctgcacaccagtgttagtgctcccgcccgtggctAGGGTACaggccttcacgtgatgttcacctcccgcaccgcacgctcaccttgaatCTAAGTGAGGTGCACAGGCCTGTCGTAtaaaccactataggtggttccgactcgtagatgacccgcgattattcgcacagtcttcacgtgatcgtagcacttgagtgtatttatttacacccaatcttgtcatacagaccactataggtggttccgacttgtgtgcatgTATACTTGATGAGTTATGGGTTCAGCTGTACATGCCAcaataggtggatccggctgacatattactttcattgatttatttcacctggttTACTCGTTATTGATGCTGAGATATTTGGCATGGTATATATGTGGATTTTGCTAATTCGAGTATGGTTtcgatatatgtatatattctattttctgggaaattatacaggttttacggcgaggggttactaTCTTTAATAATTGAAAtggtttttgaaaagctttttttggcccactcacactttctgtttgcGCCCCTTCAGGTTTAATTTGCTAAAAGTTCGTATCGACGgagattcttggcaaatctcagaATAGGTGGTTACTTTTGAGGGTATAATCTTTATCCATTCcactgtacttacttatgctttAACGTCacatgtgaagtgggttcattcctaCTTACCAGcacactctggtatttaggcactcttaggtttaaatttattcacatttttccacttcatcacactttatggcttcgtcaccttccaagtgtcggccaacatagctcgattcggagtcctagtggacattccgggttggggtgtgtcagaaACAATGTTGAATGAAAGCCAGACCATGATGACATTTAGTGAGCACATCAACAACCTGCAGTAGCTATATACTCCACCTGAAGATCACCTTTCTAGACTCTTTCACGAATAAAATGGTAGTCTGTGTCCAAATGTTTAATCCTTGTGTGAAAAACAAGATTAGAGCATAAGGCAAGAGTGGAAACATTGTCACAGTACAATAAAGGAGGTTATGGCAAGAAAACATGGAGATCTTTCAAGATAAATTGAATCCAGGCAATATCCACAACGGTATTAGCTAAGGCTTTGTATTCAGCCTTAGTGGAACTCTGAGAAACATTGATTTGCTTCTTAGCTTGCCACGAGATAGGATTAGACCCTAAAAATACAACATAACCTGTGGTTGATTGTCACGccctaaattttttatttttatttttattttttagagcaTGAATAACAAGGGGTAACTTAAAGGTAGTAACAGGTGACTGTGTTGAACTAAAACGTTTcattaaacaaaataatttacatTGTCATTACACATAAGAGAAAACGACAACAACtccttaaaaattttaaaactatttataAGCAGTctctttcttccaagtcaaTCACTAGATTCATGTCTCATATCCTGTAACACAACTAATAAGGGGTGAGCTAAAAGCTCAATAGGGGCTTAAGGTCTCAAGTGACTAATATTATTAATGTTATGAATATTTTATGAGTAATGTAATGCAAGAACAATACTTCTTTTTTACCCAACCCATTAACCTATATATTGAAGCAACCAGACTTGCATGTCCCATACCATGCATTTTACCACTGTGGCCTCGAGTGCTTTAATATATAGAATAACCCCCATCAACTAACCCAAGTTCTTAACCTCTTTTGCTAGTCATCTTATCTGATTCATTGATCTCTATCCCAAATCACCCACATCGACAATTTCCGTCGATATTCTATTTTACTGTGCACATCAGGCTCGCCTGGAACTGGTTTCACAATGAATAGACTTAACTACACAAAAGCTAATTTCCACATTTTCCCACAATATAAGTAACTCCTTTACTTATTTGACAAATGATAATGACCATGCCAATATATAATATACCACATAACAAATTATATCTAATTCAATAGTTGAATATCTTAAGTCCACATAACAATATTTCATGTAATACAAGTAACAAATGCAATCAATTAATTCCCCAAATTCCCCTACCTTGAATCTTCTCTTCTTACTCCACGAGTACTTCTTTTGCTTATCTCCTTTAACACTCTCTTACACACTTTCTACATACGGTGCGTATTGCATTTTGCaagaggaaaagaaaacacaGATGGAGCATTGCTCCTATTTATACCATAAATAAGGCGGCAAAAGTTGTTCTCATTGGTTATAAGTTTCAACTTCAATCGCTAATCCACCATTCCATGTTAGCTATAGGCTTGATTAGTCGTCAACCTAGGCTTTAATAGTCATCACCCTAAGGTGCTTACTAAACACCCTAAAAACCCTACGTGATAACACCTCAGCTACATACTTTTCACCAAACAAGCTAATGATTAGATTAGTGTCCTTGGGTCGGCATAGTGAGTGAACTACGTGGAAAACTTTGCTACTCCAAGAAAGCCATTTGTCCTCACTTTCCTAGTCCAAATGAGTTAATAACAATTGTATAAGGTTCGTAGTAAATTAATTTCAACCCAAACTTAGCTAACCTAAGTTAAATAAAAATGTTCCCCTTTAagcaagattaaataaaaagagaagTCTAAAAGTTTAATCAAATGAGCACGATAGGAAAAATGTGtataaaatttagaaattatGGGACTCCACATTCATCTCTTAGTATTGACATCAGATGCCCAATTAGCATCACTATACGCCAGAATCTCCAAGGAATTCGTAGAGGAATATGTTAAACCACATTCTAAAGTGCCCTGTAAATATCTGAATATACGCTTGACAAGATGAAAGTGTGCATTATTGGGATTGGACATAAACTGACATGCATAATTCACAGCAAATGCAATGTCTGGTCCAGTAAACGTCAAGTATTGTAGAGGCCCCACAAGACTTCGAAACAAAGTAGGATCAGTTATAGGAGTACCTTCATCTTTGAACAATGACGTATGTGGTTTGTAGGGAGTAGGACAATGCTTGCAGGACTTCATGGCAGCCTTCTTGAGCAAATCCTTAACATACTTTGATTGAGAAATAAAAAGGTCACCATTGTCCTTATATGTAATCTGAAGGCCCAAGAAAAAGGCTAATCGACCCATATCTTTCATATCAAAAACTTCACCAAGATTGTCA
This genomic interval from Malus domestica chromosome 05, GDT2T_hap1 contains the following:
- the LOC114825129 gene encoding uncharacterized mitochondrial protein AtMg00810-like, producing the protein MPSLGFVVSNSDPSLFVKQHDGHVVILLLYVDDIIIIGTDSVLVQQVIDNLGEVFDMKDMGRLAFFLGLQITYKDNGDLFISQSKYVKDLLKKAAMKSCKHCPTPYKPHTSLFKDEGTPITDPTLFRSLVGPLQYLTFTGPDIAFAVNYACQFMSNPNNAHFHLVKRIFRYLQGTLECGLTYSSTNSLEILAYSDANWASDVNTKR